A segment of the Bradyrhizobium sp. CCBAU 53340 genome:
GAGCGCGCCGGCGAGATGGGCGACGCTGGTGTCGACGGTGATCACGACATCGAGGCATCTGATCAAGGCGGCGGTGTCAGTGAAGTCGGTGAGATCAGCGGTCAGGTCGACGATGTCGCTTCGCTCGCGCAGCACCGCCGCATCATGCGGGCGCGGGACTTTCTGCAGGCTGATGAAGGTGGCATCGACGTCGAGGATGATGCGGGACAGCGTTCGCAGTGGAATGGAGCGGGTCTCGTCATTCACATGCGAGGGATCGCCGGACCAGACCAGGCCGACCCTGAGTCTGGTTCGAGGACCCAGGCGATTCTCCCAGGCCTGAACAAGACTGTCTGGAGGAGGAGGAAGATACGGCATGTCTGCCGGGATCGTATCGAGACGCGTCTTGAAGGCCAGCGGCAGGCTGGAGATCGGGCAGTGCAGATCGAAGGCCGGTAGCGTGCCCAAGGCCGACATCGGCACGCAGTGGGAGACATCGCGCAGCGACTGCAACAGCCGATGCAGCGGGTCCTGAACGGCAAGCAGAACGCGCGCTCGGCGCTCCGCCAGCATGGGAACGTAGCGGGCGAAGTGAATGGTGTCGCCCAAGCCCTCGTCCGCTGCGATCAGGATCGTCTTTCCGTCAATACTGTCGTCACCGAGCCACATCGGCTGCGAAAACCTGGGGTATTTCGCCGAAGGCAGTTTCGATCGGGTCTGGTGTCCGCGCCAGCCGGCTTCGAAATTGCCTGTCAGCAGATAGGCCAGGGACACATTCCACTCGGTCACCACATCGCTGAGCCCGAGCGACTTCATGGAATCGGCCAGCGCAAAGACCTCGTCGAAGCGATGCAGGTGGAACAGCGCGACCAGCTTGTTGTCGAAGGCATCCGCGAAGCGCGGTTGAAGCGCGATGGCTTTTTCGAACCATGTCAGCGCCCCCTCGTTGCGACGAAGCCGCCGCAAGGCAAGACCCAGATTGTTGCAGATCTCGGCATTGTCGGGATCAAGCTGATGCGCCCGCATGCCGTCGCGCGCGGACTCCTCGTAGCGTTTCAGGCCATAGAGAACCCATGCGCGCGTCCGCAGTGTCGGGGCATGGTTCGGTAACAGGCTGTCGCTGAGATCGAGGCAGGCAAGCGCCTCTTCGTTCCGCCCGAGCTTGTGGAGGACAATACCGTTCTTGTAGAGGGCGTCGCACTGATGCGGATTGAGCTTGAGTGCATGCTGGAAGCTCAGGAGGGCCTGCTCTAGGCGCGCAAGCTGGATGAAGATGTCGCCGCGCTGGCACCACAATGCGGCGTCGTCGGCGCGAAGCTGGATCGCTTTGTCGAGGACGCCGAGCGCTTCCTCGCAGCGCCCATGCTGCTGCAGCACGCTGGCGAAGCTCGCAAGATATTCGGGCTTGGGCGCGCGCCGGATCGCGCGGACGATCCACTCCAGCGCGTCATTGTAGTGCCTGGCGTGGAGAAACAGCAGCCCCCTGAGATGCTGGGCGTCCGTATGCTCCGCATCGATGCTGAGGGCCTGCTGGCAGCAAACGCTGGCGTCGAGATGCCGCCCGTCTCTGAAATGCTGAAAGCCCGCGGCACAGAACGCGGCTGGTGTGCTCATCTCAATCCCGTTCATGACCAAGGCCCGCCTCGGTAGCGGCAGCCGCTTCTGTTCAAATGGCGGATGAACGGGCCAACCCCCGCTCCGTTGGCATCGCGGTCGGCGACATCTCAGCAGACGAAGATTGCGTGGGGGTTGCGGAGCGACGACCTGAACCAGCGAATGAGACCATCCTTCGGCCCGCCGAAGGATGGCTGTGTGTCTCCCGTCACGGCAGCGCGACTGACATAGCCGCATTCTCCTCGCATCGCGCGGAATGGACCGCCCGATGGGAAATGAGGAGACTGCCATGCAGACCATGGCTCGCGAATTGACGGAGACGGAACTGGAGACGATCGCCGGCGGAAGCTTCTGGGGCAGCATTGCCGGCTTCTTCCGCGGCCTGTTCGGCGGCCCCGGCGATCTTCGCCGTCCGCTCGA
Coding sequences within it:
- a CDS encoding tetratricopeptide repeat protein, translated to MLPQKLPPAIVSSSVSVNSRAMVCMAVSSFPIGRSIPRDARRMRLCQSRCRDGRHTAILRRAEGWSHSLVQVVAPQPPRNLRLLRCRRPRCQRSGGWPVHPPFEQKRLPLPRRALVMNGIEMSTPAAFCAAGFQHFRDGRHLDASVCCQQALSIDAEHTDAQHLRGLLFLHARHYNDALEWIVRAIRRAPKPEYLASFASVLQQHGRCEEALGVLDKAIQLRADDAALWCQRGDIFIQLARLEQALLSFQHALKLNPHQCDALYKNGIVLHKLGRNEEALACLDLSDSLLPNHAPTLRTRAWVLYGLKRYEESARDGMRAHQLDPDNAEICNNLGLALRRLRRNEGALTWFEKAIALQPRFADAFDNKLVALFHLHRFDEVFALADSMKSLGLSDVVTEWNVSLAYLLTGNFEAGWRGHQTRSKLPSAKYPRFSQPMWLGDDSIDGKTILIAADEGLGDTIHFARYVPMLAERRARVLLAVQDPLHRLLQSLRDVSHCVPMSALGTLPAFDLHCPISSLPLAFKTRLDTIPADMPYLPPPPDSLVQAWENRLGPRTRLRVGLVWSGDPSHVNDETRSIPLRTLSRIILDVDATFISLQKVPRPHDAAVLRERSDIVDLTADLTDFTDTAALIRCLDVVITVDTSVAHLAGALGCPTWILLPWTPDYRWLLDRTDSPWYPSVRLFRQTETCEFESVLDRVLDELRAWTF
- a CDS encoding ComC/BlpC family leader-containing pheromone/bacteriocin, with product MTETELETIAGGSFWGSIAGFFRGLFGGPGDLRRPLDRP